The DNA segment TCCATTTTAGCTATCTGCTCCTTGAATTTTTTCCTCCACTTCTTTCTTTTGTGAACTCTCATCTTCCTTTTGCGGATGATTAACATTCGGACAGCGTGCTTTTCTATTTTCTGCTTCGGTTCTGGTTCTGAGATTTCCTTATCAGGTGCAATGTCCTCATAAGGTATGAGCGTTGAAATTTTTGGAGCTTCAATTATCGTACTTAACAAGTCATTTGGTCGATCGAGGATTTGCAGTTTTGGTTGTTGAAGTTTGAATGGAACATTCAAATCAAGTTGAGAAGTCCCGGATAAGAAGAGTGGCAGCTGAGAAGAAATGTCTCCCGACCTCAACGCTCTAGATGAAACTATCTTTGAAGAGTAGCTGCAATTATTTCTTCTGAGGAATAAGACTGGCGCATTGGTGGCTGGTCCTgcaacaaaaatgaataaatgttctttaattttaaaagaaaattATCATTAGCTGAAAATGATTTCGtcaagtaaagtaaagtaagaaAGCTTAAACCCAGAAATTTTCATACAATCTTCATACAGAGCAAGTAGACACATTGACATCATAATTAATGTAGATtgaatgttgaaattattgcaaaaattataattttattataaagtcGTTTGTGGAATTTATTGAGACatctatgaaaaatattaaagttGGAGATCAActcttaaatttattcaaattttcattataaaaatgacATAATTAAATGGTTTATTGATTCCTCTTCCTACATTCATGACTAGTGAACTAGATAGATGGTGTTACAAAAGTAAGATGACAAGTCAAAATATATTATCCTATAGTAtcgaaatattcatttattgattagaACATTTTGGTGCCTGTCAATATCACAagatttaaacagaaaattgttCAAGTTGGTTCAGTACAAGCAAACACTTTTAAAACATGAAAACAATTCATCAAGGTAAGACTAGAAGATGAGGTTCAaattaagaagaagaatttgTCCATCTTGCCCAACAATTTCTAATCCAAGGTCTCAACGAAACAATTTCTCGAAACTTCCCAATTGCAGGTTGCGGAAGTAGACCAGTGGCGTATCCAGAAATGGAAACTGAATTTTTTTGTGGCTGGATCAGACACAAAAATTAGCATCTAATGCCATATTTTAGTTGTATTCTACTATGTAAGTCATGAAGTATTTATAAGGGATGAGAGAATAGCACTGCGATAGCAATGATGATATAATGAGCTATTTTCTTATTGACAGTCCTCCATccaaagaaattacagggttgccaaatcgtgtaaaattgaaactttctcaaatttccaattcaacgtcagaattagttgtagaatatcatccccgatatcctagtagtactaaaaaagcttcagggttggaggattgaaaggaaatttaacttctatgataaaattggaaacatcgcgaagatttgttttcattttgaatattacttctctcagaatcatgggacgtcgtaatgcgtaataattttatatcaaattaacggggagaatgtctccttcc comes from the Nilaparvata lugens isolate BPH chromosome 1, ASM1435652v1, whole genome shotgun sequence genome and includes:
- the LOC111046158 gene encoding uncharacterized protein LOC111046158 — encoded protein: MFYSKIIQFVRGPATNAPVLFLRRNNCSYSSKIVSSRALRSGDISSQLPLFLSGTSQLDLNVPFKLQQPKLQILDRPNDLLSTIIEAPKISTLIPYEDIAPDKEISEPEPKQKIEKHAVRMLIIRKRKMRVHKRKKWRKKFKEQIAKMEIRRKIKKEKEFQAELMGKVKEAEKFDALVYVKEKLAKANKEIIPYRWKGKKLPEFVIRHEMAFAKKRYDNRLASIERRKNMNTKAADYK